The following nucleotide sequence is from Streptomyces sp. HUAS CB01.
CGACTGCAGGCTCGACCACACCGCGCTCCCCGCCGCCCGGCTCGCCGACCTCGACTACGCCTCCCTGGAGGGCCACCAGACAGGTCATCCCTGGCTCGTCCTCAACAAGGGCCGACTCGGCTTCTCCGCCCGAGACACCGCACGGTGGGCCCCGGAAGCCCGCACTCCGTCCCGGCTGCCCTGGATCGCCGTCAGCACCCGCCTCGCCGCCTACCGGGGCGTGCCGGGACTCGACACGCCCGAGCGCCTCTACGCCGCGGAGCTCGACACCCCGGTACGCGACGCCTTCACCGCCACCCTGCGGGCCCGCGGCCTCGACCCCGACGAGCACCTGCTGCTGCCCGTGCACCCCTGGCAGTGGGACCAGGTGCTCCTGCCCCTCTACGCCCCCTCGATCGCCCGCGGCGAGATCGTCCCGCTCGGCGAGGACGGCGACCTCCGGCTGCCCCAGCAGTCCGTCCGCACCTTCCTCAACACCAGCCGCCCCGACCGGCACACCGTCAAGCTCCCGCTCTCCGTGCTCAACACCCTCGTCTGGCGCGGGCTGCCCACCGAGCGCACGCTCGCCGCACCCGCCGTCACCCGGTGGGTCCACGGACTCAGGGACGCCGATCCCTTCCTCCGCGACGAGTGCGGGGTGATCCTGCTGGGCGAGGTCGCCTCGGTCACCGTCGAGCACCCGCACTACGACCGGCTGCCGGAGGTGCCCTACCAGTACAAGGAACTGCTCGGCGCCATCTGGCGGGAGCCCTTGCGGCTGCCCGCCGGGGAACGGGCCCGCACCCTCGCCTCGCTCCTGCACACCGATCCCGCGGGGCGCGCCTTCACCGCCGAACTGGTCGAACGCTCCGGGCTGGCCCCCGGCACCTGGCTGCGCCACCTGTTCGCGGCCCTCCTCCCACCGCTGCTGCACTTCCTCTACCGCTACGGCACCGTCTTCTCCCCCCACGGGGAGAACGCGATCGTCGTCTTCGACGACCACGACGTGCCCGTACGCCTCGCGATCAAGGACTTCGTCGACGACGTGAACGTCAGCGCCCGACCGCTGCCGGAGCTCGGCACCATGCCCGACGACGTCCGCGCGGTCCTGCTCACCGAGGAGCCCGCGTTCCTGACCCAGTTCATCCACTCGGGTCTCTTCGTCGGGGTGTTCCGGTACCTCGCCCCGCTGTGCGAGGAGCAACTGGACGTGCCGGAGGGTGAGTTCTGGTCCCTCGTCAGGGATGAGATCCTGCGGCACCAGGCCCGGTTCCCCGAGCTCAAGGACCGCTACGAGCTGTTCGACCTGCTCACCCCGCGTATCGAGCGCCTCTGCCTGAACCGCAACCGGCTGCACCTCGACGGCTACCGCGACCGCTCCCAGCGCCCGCACGCCGCGGTGCACGGCACGGTCCGCAATCCCCTGAGCACGTTATGACGCCGCGCACCGGCCGGGACCGGATCGCGCTGTCAGCGGTGCCCCGTAGGGTGGGCGGTCTATGACGAAGCCATCCCTCCCCGAGCTCCTCCACGCCGCGGTCGCCTCCGTCGGCGGGGTCGAGCGGCCTGGCCAGGTCACCATGGCCGAGTCCGTCTCCGAGGCCATCGACGACGGGTCCCATCTGCTCATCCAGGCAGGCACCGGCACGGGCAAGTCGCTCGGGTACCTCGTGCCCGCCCTGGCCCACGGGGACCGCGTGGTGGTCGCCACGGCGACGCTCGCGCTGCAGCGCCAGCTCGTGGAGAGGGACCTTCCGCGGACGGTGGAGGCCCTGCACCCACTGCTTCGCCGCAGGCCGGAATTCGCCATGCTCAAGGGCCGGTCGAACTACCTGTGTCTGCACCGGCTCCACGAGGGCGTCCCCCAGGAAGAGGAGGACGGGCTCTTCGACCCGTTCGAGGCCGCCGCCCCCACCAGCAAGCTGGGCCAGGACCTGATGCGTTTGCGCGACTGGTCGGACGAGACGGAGACCGGGGACCGGGACGACCTCACCCCCGGCGTGTCCGACCGGGCGTGGTCGCAGGTCTCCGTGTCCTCCCGGGAGTGCCTCGGCGCGAGCAAGTGCGCCTACGGGGCGGAGTGCTTCGCGGAGATGGCCCGGGAGCGCGCCAAGCTCGCCGAGGTCGTCGTGACGAACCACGCGCTGCTCGCCATCGACGCGATCGAGGGCGCTCCGGTGCTGCCGCAGCACGAGGTGCTGATCGTCGACGAGGCCCATGAGCTGGTCTCGCGGGTCACCGGCGTCGCGACGGGCGAACTCACCCCGGGGCAGGTCAATCGTGCGGTGCGCCGCGCGGCCAGGCTGGTCAACGAGAAGGCGGCCGATCAGCTCCAGACAGCGGCCGAGGGCTTCGAGAGGCTGATGGAGCTCGCCCTGCCCGGCCGCCTGGAGGAGATCCCCGAGGACCTCGAGTACGCGCTGCTGGCGCTGCGCGACGCCGCCCGCACGGTGATCTCGGCGCTCGGTGCCACCCGCGACAAGTCCGTGCAGGACGAGGACGTCGTCCGCAAGCAGGCGCTCGCGTCGGTCGAGTCCGTCCACGAGGTGGCCGAGCGGATCAGCCACGGCTCCGAGTACGACGTGGTCTGGTACGAGCGCCACGACCGCTTCGGGGCGTCCCTGCGCGTGGCCCCGCTCTCGGTCTCGGGCCTGCTGCGGGAGAAGCTGTTCGCCGACCGCTCGGTGGTGCTCACATCCGCGACGCTCAAGCTGGGCGGCGACTTCAACGGCGTGGGCGCGTCCCTCGGGCTGGCCCCCGAGGGCACCCAGGGCGAGGATCTGCCCGTCTGGAAGGGCGTCGAC
It contains:
- a CDS encoding ATP-dependent DNA helicase, with protein sequence MTKPSLPELLHAAVASVGGVERPGQVTMAESVSEAIDDGSHLLIQAGTGTGKSLGYLVPALAHGDRVVVATATLALQRQLVERDLPRTVEALHPLLRRRPEFAMLKGRSNYLCLHRLHEGVPQEEEDGLFDPFEAAAPTSKLGQDLMRLRDWSDETETGDRDDLTPGVSDRAWSQVSVSSRECLGASKCAYGAECFAEMARERAKLAEVVVTNHALLAIDAIEGAPVLPQHEVLIVDEAHELVSRVTGVATGELTPGQVNRAVRRAARLVNEKAADQLQTAAEGFERLMELALPGRLEEIPEDLEYALLALRDAARTVISALGATRDKSVQDEDVVRKQALASVESVHEVAERISHGSEYDVVWYERHDRFGASLRVAPLSVSGLLREKLFADRSVVLTSATLKLGGDFNGVGASLGLAPEGTQGEDLPVWKGVDVGSPFDYPKQGILYVAKHLSRPVRDGGREDMLDELTELIKAAGGRTLGLFSSMRAAQLAAEELRSRIPEVPILLQGEETLGELIKNFAADPETCLFGTLSLWQGVDVPGPSCQLVVMDKIPFPRPDDPLMSARQKAVEDAGGNGFMAVAATHAALLMAQGAGRLVRATGDRGVVAVLDQRLATARYGSYLKASLPDFWYTTDRHQVRRSLAAIDAAAKAEGK
- a CDS encoding IucA/IucC family protein — protein: MPKSPATPDSAKPSALLAPAELNPEAWHRAADRLLAKMLGEFAYEEIIEPLPRGHDDGYTLRLDDGQDLTFRARRGAYGSWRIVPGSVRCDGDPFTDPLRFLATARHLLALDGATLGHLVRELSTTLAADCRLDHTALPAARLADLDYASLEGHQTGHPWLVLNKGRLGFSARDTARWAPEARTPSRLPWIAVSTRLAAYRGVPGLDTPERLYAAELDTPVRDAFTATLRARGLDPDEHLLLPVHPWQWDQVLLPLYAPSIARGEIVPLGEDGDLRLPQQSVRTFLNTSRPDRHTVKLPLSVLNTLVWRGLPTERTLAAPAVTRWVHGLRDADPFLRDECGVILLGEVASVTVEHPHYDRLPEVPYQYKELLGAIWREPLRLPAGERARTLASLLHTDPAGRAFTAELVERSGLAPGTWLRHLFAALLPPLLHFLYRYGTVFSPHGENAIVVFDDHDVPVRLAIKDFVDDVNVSARPLPELGTMPDDVRAVLLTEEPAFLTQFIHSGLFVGVFRYLAPLCEEQLDVPEGEFWSLVRDEILRHQARFPELKDRYELFDLLTPRIERLCLNRNRLHLDGYRDRSQRPHAAVHGTVRNPLSTL